A segment of the Gemmatimonadales bacterium genome:
GGGGATGTGCAGATACTGCGAGTAGATCACGCTGCCGCGAAACATGATGACGGCGCCCAGGAGCGCGGACTGCGTCGCGCCTGCCAGCAGGTATCCCACGCGCGCGACGTTGCTGTGCAGCCGCCCGACAGCCGCCGGCGGCGCAAGGAGAGGCCACCAGTAGAGCAGGTAGCCGCCGACGAACCAGAGATGCTCGACCCCATGCACGATCGGGTTGGTGAGCGCGAGCCCGTAGAGTGGCGGTGCGTGCCAGGCCCAGAGCACCACCGTGGAGATCGCCCAGGCCAATGCCGGATGCGTGATGATGGCGAGCGGTCGCGACGGTGCCCGGCGCGGCCGCACGCTCTGCAGCAGGGGGAGCGCTCCCATGAGGAGGAGCGGAGCGACGATCCAGATGAGCAGATCATGCTCGATCATGTGCATGGAGAGCAGGCGCTCGTCGTTGGCGCCGATCGGCGACATGAGGGCAAACACGATGGCACCGAGCCCGCCCGTGAAGGCGGCGAGGAGTGCCCACGCGCGGCGCGTGCACCGTCTGCGCATCCCGCTGCCCACCCACACGGCAACGTAGCCCAGCTCGAGGAGAATGAGTGCGATGCCCAGCGGGGCTTCCCACTCCCACTCCCAGACGAAGGAAGCGGTGCCGGACATCACCGTCCCGCCGAAGGTCAGGACTCGAGGGTGGGGTCGTGCGTGCCGCGCCAGGCTGCCTTGAAGCGCGCCCCGATATCCCAGCTCAGCCACGCGAGGCTCAGCGCGAGCAGCACGACGAACGGCACCGCGATGCGCGCGTATATCTGCCATTGTGCAAGGTGCACCGCGTAGCGGCGCGGCACACTGTTCGCGCCGGCCACGAAGAACATGAAGATGAACCCCGCGCCGCCAATCCCATACAGCCACGCCGCCATGCGGCTCGCCCGGGCGTCACCTCGATTGCTGAGCGCTCGCACCAGATAGAAGAGATATCCCCATGCGAACGCGACGGCGCCGAGCAAGTAATAGGTATGGAAGTGCGCCGGCACCCACATGGTGTTGTGCATCACCTGGTTGACCGGGATCGTGGCGTCGAGCACCGCTCCCAAGCCGCCGAACACCCACCCCCATAGTCCGAGCGCCAGGAGGATCGGGGCGGCCGTCCAGCGTATGCCGGAGCGATAGATGAGGGCAAGCGCCCCGATGATGGTGACGATGAAAGATGGTAGAGCGACGGCGTAGGACGCGATCTCGGCCAAGAGCTGAAGGCCGATGGGTTGGGCGAAGTCCGCGTAGAGGTGGTGCGAGTAGTTGATCAGCATCAGGACGATGATGAGATCCCACGCGAACACGACCGGCCACGTCGTCCGCCATGCGCGCCCGGTAAATGCCGGCAGCGCCGCATACACCAGCCCGGCCGTCACGTAAATGCTCAGATTCGCCATCGTGTGACCGAAGAGCAGCACGGCGTTCTTGGCGAACAGCGCATTGACCGATCCCACGATGCCCGCCGCCTGCGCGAAGAGCGGGATCAGGTAGACGGCGCCGGCCGCCGCGGCCACGATCGAGTCGATCGAGATGACGGCGGCGATGAGCTCGGGCGGCCGCGGGAGCGCGTTCCGCTCGTCGCGTCCGCCGGAGAACAGATAGCGGAGCGCCAAGACCTTCGTCAGTCCGCCATGCGATCTGGCGAGCGCGTACAGCATGTGCGCGCTGAAGAGCAGCAGTCCGAGCGCAACGAAGAGATAGCCCGCGTACATGGCGAGGGCAGAGTCCATGGTCCACACGAAGCCGTGGGTGGGGAGTGGATAGAGGATTGTCCATCCAGCACCAAACCCTCCGACGAGTGTGGCGAGGTCGACGAAGCCGGTGCCCAGCAGGTAGACCACCAGCGCGATCCACAGCACGCGCGCACTCAACCGGGTCGTGGCGCTCACCGCCGCAGCAAGACCACCCAACCCCGCGAGGAGTATCGAGGCGACCATGCCGGCTCCGTGCAGCGTCATGAGCCGATAGAACCACTCGGGGGGAATGACCATTAGGCCGCCCTGATCGAGGCGCATGAGCAGTCCGAGCAGCCCCATCACCAGAAAGCCGCCGAGCCC
Coding sequences within it:
- a CDS encoding cbb3-type cytochrome c oxidase subunit I; the encoded protein is MGGQGAVLADEYTAGTPLLAPRRANGEVLRASMAYMVAGLGGFLVMGLLGLLMRLDQGGLMVIPPEWFYRLMTLHGAGMVASILLAGLGGLAAAVSATTRLSARVLWIALVVYLLGTGFVDLATLVGGFGAGWTILYPLPTHGFVWTMDSALAMYAGYLFVALGLLLFSAHMLYALARSHGGLTKVLALRYLFSGGRDERNALPRPPELIAAVISIDSIVAAAAGAVYLIPLFAQAAGIVGSVNALFAKNAVLLFGHTMANLSIYVTAGLVYAALPAFTGRAWRTTWPVVFAWDLIIVLMLINYSHHLYADFAQPIGLQLLAEIASYAVALPSFIVTIIGALALIYRSGIRWTAAPILLALGLWGWVFGGLGAVLDATIPVNQVMHNTMWVPAHFHTYYLLGAVAFAWGYLFYLVRALSNRGDARASRMAAWLYGIGGAGFIFMFFVAGANSVPRRYAVHLAQWQIYARIAVPFVVLLALSLAWLSWDIGARFKAAWRGTHDPTLES
- a CDS encoding cytochrome c oxidase assembly protein gives rise to the protein MSGTASFVWEWEWEAPLGIALILLELGYVAVWVGSGMRRRCTRRAWALLAAFTGGLGAIVFALMSPIGANDERLLSMHMIEHDLLIWIVAPLLLMGALPLLQSVRPRRAPSRPLAIITHPALAWAISTVVLWAWHAPPLYGLALTNPIVHGVEHLWFVGGYLLYWWPLLAPPAAVGRLHSNVARVGYLLAGATQSALLGAVIMFRGSVIYSQYLHIPGATLSSALADQRLAGALMWFPGAVVFALAAALAIREGDTQSQEADADAAPGSVKCMPPGGPSVRVSNTM